CAGTTTATTGGTTGGCCGCAAAGTCCATTTCAAATGGAAGTCGGCTTTGCCAGCTTAGGAATTGCTGTGAATGGAATAATCAGCTTTAGAGGTTCAATTGCTTTTCGTGCCGCAACGATTATAGTTCCTGCCCTGTTCTTATGGGGGGCTGCGGGCGTGCATCTTTATCAAATGATAGTTACTCATAATTTTGAGCCTGGCAACGCAGGTAGCGTCTTTTGGACGGATATCTTCATGCCGGTTATTGCCTTTTTATTACTCTGGATGCAATACCGAAACCCGGAAAGACACGCGATGCAGAAGGTGATTGTCCGTTAAGTTAACGTGTTTGGATTGGGCAAAGTCATATCTGAGTCAGTCTCGCACATACCCTTGTCCCAGCGCAAGGATGACAGGGGGCGTGCATGGATTGCAATGTATCGGTGTGACGGAATGCGCTGGGGCTTTGTAGATGTTGGGATGGGCGAGGATAATATAGAGCATCAGGGGTGTATTAAATTGCGCAATTTGATTGATTATTGGCTTTTTGGAGGTGACCAATTCAAAAATGAACCAAATGAGCCTTCATTTGACAAAACTGGGTTATGTACCAAAATTTGATTAGATGCCATAGATCATATGGAGGTATATCATGAGCAAAGTAACGCAATTTAAGAAAGGAACTCCCAGCAAAGGATCGACAAGCAAGGGGTCTTCCATTCAAATTAATCGTTCACAAAATCCATTTTTAAGTCTGCAAAATGAGGTGGATAGATTATTTAGTGACTTTAATGATTTCTTTTCACCAACTAAATTTAATTGGGGACAATTTGAAAAACTGGCTCTTGCTCCCTCAATGGATGTTGTTGAAGATAAAGATCATTTCTGTGTTCAGCTAGAAATGCCAGGTATCGATGAAAAAGACATTAAGGTTTCCATATTGGATAATGTACTCACAATTAGTGGTGAAAAGTCCAGTTCGAAAAAAAATGAAGGTAAACGATATATTTCCCGAGAAATCAGCTTTGGGAAATATGAACGATCCATTTCTTTACCCACTAGCGTTGATTTGACTAAAGCGAAAGCGACGTTTAAAAAAGGAATGCTTTGGGTTGATTTACCTAAAAAAACGGAATCTAAAACTGGAACTCGAGATATAAAAGTGGAACAAGCTAAATAGCTCTATAAATTGTCTTATCATGATCACCATGGGACATTATTTGAGCATGGAATAGTTCCCTCTACTGCTTGTAAGGTAGGGAGAAAGGCTGGGTGAGGGTGTCGGCGACACCTTCATACCTAAGCTCTTATCCAAAAAATACGCACCAATACATACAAAATCGTCATCCCTAGAATAGGAATAATGAGAAAAGCAAGGAAATTATAAAATCCTATTCGATTTTCAGCTGAGGCATTATAAAATGCTTTAAATTTTTTCCATAGGGACATTATGAAATGGCCTCCCTTTTTGATTGACCCTTATTTTATAAGATTTTGGACCTTAATAGAAAGTGATTTATCGTTTCAATCAGCGTGTTGTCCTATAAAATAACTTCAAATTTTAAAAAAATGAGTACCATACTTAACCAGTTTGGATTCGATCAAATCGATGACCAGCATGAGTTTACTTGCAATGAGGATGTAACATGTTACTTTTTAGCACTGCATTATTTAAACATAAATTGGATTTTGCTCCATTATCTGAGTGTATGGAGTATTTACCATTGGTTGCCGCTTGGGCAGAAAACGAGTGGGGCTATATTCGTAACAAAGGGGTTGAATACCGTCAGCAACTTCTTGGCTCCTTGAAGGAGCATGTCTATCTGGGAACATTTAATGGCCAGCCTGTGGCTTTATTTGCTTTATTTCCCAAAGAAATGGCCCCTGAGTTTAATGAAAAGAAGTTCAAAGCACCCACTGTAAGTGAATTGATGTACGTTTATGTAGATAAACCCTACCGTGGATTAAATTTTGGCAAGCAAATTATCGAAAAAGCAAAGGAAATAGCAAAATCCAAAGAAGCTGAGTTTGTCATGCTGGATACATTAAAACCTTCATTAAATCGATTTTATCAAAATTCAGGAGCACAAATTATCGCGGAAAATCAATTGTTCTCTCATCCTACCGATGTGTTAACAATTAAATTATAGAGATGATTCTGCATGTTGGGCCTTGGCCCAACCTAAGTCAGCACGAGCAAAGCTTCTACATAACAAAGTTTATAGTTTAGCAGACCCTGGCTTACAATTTAAAAAATCAAAATCACCTAGGTTGGCGCCAAATCGTGCACTTGCTTGAACTAAGGTATCTGTAGTAACGGCCTCAATAAGTTCTGCGAGAGGGGTTTCTTTGTAGTGTCTCATGCAGCGAACGCGTTTTTCCAGATTCTGACCGGCGAGAGTAAGGCGATTGGAATGATTCAATTGAAATTGTCCTAAACCGATTTCACTGGTTATTTTGTCCAGTGCTTGTTGATGTGAGGCACTCATACCGGATTGAATCGCTTGTACCACCAAATCAACAGTAGAGCCTTGTTCCAGTATCTGCGCACAGGCATCTGCTAATTGGTTGATTTCATTAATATAGCCTGGTTGATTACCTAACATCAGTATTTTCATAGCAGAAGCCGCTGTAGATTGGATTAGGGGTAAATCTACAGTTTCCCTGGTATTTTCTTCAAAAAGAGCATCTAAAGATAATGCCGCTTGATTTGTTGTTGGCTCTTGTTTACTTTGCATTGCGGACTCCAAACTAGGATTAAGAAGAATAATTAGGGTTGGATTGAAACCATTTAGTGAATAAATAATTGGCCATTATGTAATGATTTTATTCATGTGTAAAGGGGTTTGCCAATAGAGATTTTAGAGGATATTTTTTTGATTTAGTCATTCTTTTCTTTGCGTGAATGCCAACCACTCATTGGGACTATGTCAGTCAAAAACAAAAAATGCCCAAACCCGACCTTAAATTCCTATGGTATAATGAGCTCTATTTTAAAATGTTTTTTAGTGAGTCGTGCAATTGATTACCCATCATGTTGATCTTCGCTCCTACCATACTGAAAGCTGCAGTCACACTCATGATTTTGCGCAATTGGTTTTACCTCTTGCTGGCTCTATGGAGTTGGAAGCAGGTCATTATTCTGGAATTGTTAATCATCAGGTTGGTGTTTTTATTGCCCCCAATGAACGGCATTGTTTTTCGGGAAGTCAGGAGAATCTTTTTTTAGTGGTTGATGTAGCAAACCAAAATAATCTCTATAGGGAACAGAGCTCTCATGCCTTTAATTTAACGACGAGCATTAAAAAACTCATACATTTCGCACATGATTATTTAGCGGCGAATGAAGGTGATTTTTTGACTGATTCTTTAATTAATCAATTACTCGTGCATTTTGCTACAAAATCGTTCTCACCAGAGTTGGACCGAACGGTGATTAAGGCAAAAAATTGGATTGATTTTTATTTTGCCGATGCTGTAAATGTAAGCAAAGTGGCTCAGCATTGTCATTTAAGTGTCAGTCAATTACAGCGTCGGTTCAAGCAATCTTTAGGTTGTAGTATTGCGGAGTATTGGCGATTTAAAAAATTAAATCAGGCCAAACAATTGCTTTGTGCACAGCATCTTTCTATTGAAGCCATAGCCTTTGCTGTGGGTTATGAAAATTTACCAGCATTTAGTCGACGATTCAGTAAAGTATTTGGTGAGTCGCCTTCTCAGTGGAGAACAAAAGCATTATCAGCAAAGAAAATGCGTGAAATGGATAACTCATACTGATCGCAAAATTGATAAACTGCAGATTGTTTTCACGTTGCAATTCGGCTTTGTTAAAAAACAGTTTGCAAGGTTAGGAATTACCAAACTGCATCTCGTGGGAGTGATATATTTTTTCAATAAAGCCTTGCGATTCAGAGAAGTATTTATATGCAAAAATCTAATGTTTATTTACAGGGTATGTTCTTCCTTATCTTGGCTCAAATTATGGTAGGTGTGAACATTGTTTTTTCCAAGTATTTGCTTTCTTCAATTCCGGTTCTATTTATCTTGGCTCTGCGCTTTACGTTGGCCGCTATTATTTTATTACCCTTACACTGGTTTACTCCTGCTAAAAATAAGCCGTTGAGTTATTATTTTTCGCAATTAAAACGACGCGATTGGTTTTTTATTGGGGCTCAGGCAGTTTCTGCGGGGGTATTGTTCAATTTCCTAATATTATGGGGATTAAATTACACTGATGCGAATGTGGCGGGTATTATTACCAGTGCTTTACCTGCGATCATTGCCCTTATGTCTTGGATCATTCTTGGTGAAAAGATTTCCGGTACGAAGGCTATTTGTGTGGGGTTTGCCACCCTTGGATTAATCGTGATTGCGTGCGATAAGCTCGTGGGTTTGCACGTGAGCCATTCTTTTAAGGGAGATGCACTTGTTTTAATTTCTCTTTTACCTGAAGCGACTTACTATATTTTAAGTAAGATGCATGCGAATTCGCTTCCAGTATTTCTAATTTCCTCTTTACTCAATGCAATTAATGCCATTTTGTTATTGATTTGTTTGGGCTTTAACTCCTGGGGTGGGCTAACCATCCAATTTTTAGATTGGATGATTTTGATTATTTTAGGCTTAAGCTCAGGTCTTTTTTATGTTTTTTGGAATTTTGGTTGTCAGAAAGTGGATGGGGTAATGGCTTCATTATCAACAGCAGTGATGCCATTAGCTACGGTGCTCATTGCCTGGGTACTGTTGGGTGAGCGACTGACTTTCGGACAAGCAATAGGCATGGGCATGGTGATTCTCTCAATTACTGTCTATGCAAAACGGTAAGCAGATGGTTTTGCAAAATCAAAATTATGTGAGATAAAGTATTTTCTAAATTTTTATCGAATACAGGTTATGCTCCATGAATGCAAAAAAAAGGTGGGAACATTTTTCGCATGAAGCAGATATCGGAGTCAGAGGTTATGGAGCAACGGTGTCGGAGGCATTTGCAATGGGGGCGCTTGCCTTGACGAATGTCATCACTCGCTCGCAATCAGTCCATCCCCACAAGAAAATACATATAACCTGTGAGGCGCCCAATCAGGAGATTTTATTTGTCGATTGGTTAAATGCCATTATTTATAATATGGCAATCCACAACATGCTGTTTCGTGACTTTGATGTCGCCATTAAGGGGCTGAAGTTAAATGCTATAATTGCAGGTGAACACGTAGATATCAGCCGACATCAACCTGCAGTAGAGGTCAAAGGGGCTACGTTTACTGAATTAAAAGTGTACCCAAGCAATAACATTTGGGTGGCACAATGTGTTGTTGATGTGTAAGGCGGTTAAGGTGGAAAATCAATGGACTTGAACCTATTAGAAAAAATCAGTGATTTTGAATGGCGAATTCCCCAACATGGGAAGATGCGTGTACCGGGGATTATTTTTGCCTCAGAAGAGTTAATTCTCAATATGGATATGAAAGTCTATGAACAAGTTACGAATGTAGCTACTTTACCCGGAATTGTTCGCGGCTCCTATGCGATGCCTGATGCACATTGGGGATATGGGTTTCCCATTGGGGGAGTTGCAGCATTTGATCCCGATAATGAGGGTGTTGTCTCAGCAGGGGGTGTTGGTTTTGATATTTCTTGTGGGGTCAGGCTCTTATCTACCGGGTTTAAGCGCGAAGAGTTTGAACCCTATAAAGAGCAACTTGCAGATGCTCTATTTGCCCATATTCCAGCGGGTGTAGGCAGTAAAAGTCGTATTAATCTCACCATGAATCAAATGGATGACATGTTGCATGGCGGTGCAGTTTGGGCAGTAAAGCAGGGCTATGGCGAAAAAGAGGATTTAGAACGAATTGAAGATTATGGTCGCGTAGAAGGTGCCTTGCCTGAGTATGTTTCAGAACATGCAAAAAAACGTCAAAAAAATGAAATGGGTACCTTGGGCTCTGGTAATCACTACTTGGAGATTCAGGAGGTACGCAAAATATATTGCGAACAGACTGCTGCAGCATTCGGTTTATCCCGAGGGGATGTGGTTGTAAGTATCCATTGTGGCTCACGTGGCCTTGGTCATCAAATAGGAACTGATTTTCTACGTTCTATGTTCATACACGCAGAACAGCATGGCATCCAACTCGTTGACCGTGAATTAGCTTGTGCTCCCATTCGCTCCTCTATGGGGGAACATTATTTAGGCGCTATGCGTTCAGGAATTAATTGTGCGCTGGCTAATCGTGAAATAATTACTCATTTTATGCGTGAAGTATTTCAGAATGAAATGCCAGGAACGCAAATAAGACTGATTTATGATGTATCCCATAACACCTGTAAGGAAGAAACCCATCAGATCGAAGGAAAATCCAAGCGCTTATTTGTTCACCGCAAAGGGGCGACGCGAGCTTTTGGACCAGGCCATCCTGAATTAACAAAGGCGTTTCGTCATGTAGGACAACCTGTAATTATTGGTGGCAGCATGGGAACGGCATCTTATGTCTTAGTCGGTACAGAAAATTCTGAAAACAAATCATTTGGTTCAGCTTGCCATGGGGCAGGGCGGGCAATGAGCCGGCATCAGGCAAGCAAAAAATGGCGTGGGAGTGAGATCATTGAGCAATTGGCGCAACAAGGAATTTTAATTCGCAGCAGCTCTTATCGTGGTGTAGCAGAAGAAGCGCCCGAGGCATATAAGAATGTCGATCTCGTTGTTGATGCCGCACAAGCGTCTGGTTTAACTAAAAAAGTTGCCCGACTGGTACCTATCGTTTGTGTTAAAGGATAGTCTATTGAGTCATTGATTATTCTTTATTAATGAAATATACGCCCACCGCAATAATCCTTTTGTTTTCTATCCTTCAAATTAAGGGAGTATTGGATAAATAAATATACTACACTTTGGGATGGTGTTTTCAAAAGTAAACCATTCACGACCCTCGTTATCTTGAAGAATTCACGACTATGGCACCCCTAACTTGAGCATTTTAGATTCTTCTATATCACCCCGAAAGATAATTTTCCTTCCTCTCGCAGGAAAAATTCTTTGTATGAAATGACTCATCAAAACACTTGAAGCGTCTAGGTGAGTGCAATGATTGGCACCATGATGGCGTCTAGCGCGCCTAGAACAATCGAACTGCCCATTGTGAGCAAAGGTTTACAAAAATGGTACATTCAAAATCGCTTTCGACAATCCTCAAGAGGCATTACAGTTTCTTAAACAAAAATTTAATGATGAGAGTAAAGTCGCGAGCTTAGTTGAGAAAATGGCGATTTGAACGACCTAGTCCCAGTCAATCACTGCAGCCATAATAATAAGTGTTCACATCATGGTTTCTATTATAAGGATTTGTGGCCGGAGCCCGAGTTCGGACTAAAATCCTGATTCATCAGAGACGATTTAATTGTCCTACACTATATAGCAAGGTTGATTCAACAAAAAGGTAATTGGAGATGGAGACTTTTTTTACCTTACATCCAGTAGCCCCGTTTCGGTTGGATTATACTGCTTTAGCTTTACGGAGAAGATGTAAAAATAATGTCGATCTTTGGGATGGCCAACGTTACACAAGACTATTGGTTATGGAGAACGTGCCCGTTAAAGTAGTGGTTGAACAAAATAAAAATTTCAACGAATCCGAGCTGGTATTATCGATTAAAGGTGAGGGCTTAGAAGTCTATCAAAATCAAATTGTAAATGAAGTAGAGACCATACTCGGGTTGAAACGTGAGTTGCATGATTTTTATCATATCGCACAGCGCGATGCCCAATTAAACCCTCTTGTCCTGCAATTTAAAGGGCTCAAACCACCTCGATTTCCTTCTGTTTTTGAGGCGCTTGTTAATGCAATTTCTTGTCAACAAATCTCTTTGGACGCCGGATTGCAAATTCAAAATCGATTGGCTGAATTTCTGAGCCTAAGGATTAAAGAAGAAGAGCAGCTATTTTATGCGTTTCCAAGACCCAACGAAGTGGCAAACTGCTCGGTTCCTGAATTAAAGAAAATAGGCTATAGCACTTCTAAAAGTGAGACCCTTATACGATTAGCAACAGCAATCATGCAAGATGAGTTTATTTTTGGAACCCTGGAAAACAAATCAAATGATGCGATCATCGATTTTTTATGTGATTTTAAAGGCATAGGTCGCTGGACTGCGGAATACGTTTTATTACGTGGTTTAGGACGAATTGATATTTTCCCTGGTGATGATCTTGGCGCACAGAATAATTTATATCAATTTTTGCATCTTGATCAGAAACCGGATTATAAGAAAATCGCAGAAATCACCGCAAAATGGCATCCCTACGCAGGTTTGATTTATTTCCATTTGTTATTAAAGCGCATGCATGAAAAGCAACTCTAGCTAAAGTCCAGAAAATTTCTGAGTAATCCCTTTCCCACATTTGGAGAAGGAGGTTTGTGGTTATTATTATAAAAGTAAATTCCCCTCTTGTGGGAGTGGGGTAGGGGGGAGGGAGCATTCCCCATGATCAAGCTCTTCATCAACCCCTGAGGGGCGCCTTCTTTTCTTCCTGCATCATCCCGAGCATAGCGAGGATCTCCTCATTGTAACACCGTGCGACAGTAGGGAGCGCCCGGGATGGCGGAAACAAAAGGTAAGGGGAGCTTCTTCTTAATTTACTGACACCGAGGATCTATTTTTTGCGATAATTCTTCTATAAAATTAAGCGCTTATTTTAAAATTTAAACCCAAAATGTTCACACAAGGAACGTGCCGAATGGATAGTACACCCCAAAATGTTGTTACTGAGCATCTAGGCTCTGATAAAGTAGCAAACGTGTTAAAATGGATTCTTCTAATTACCGCAATTATCTGTTTTATAGTATTGATTTGGGGTACTTATAAAACTTATCAGCTTGCCCCTCCTTTACCGCAGCAATTTCTATCTCCTTCTGGCCAAATCGTCATGACTGCAGAGGATATCATTGAGGGCAAGGCCGGTTTTCAACGCGCCGATCTTATGGATTATGGGAGTCTTTATGGAATGGGCTCTTATTTTGGCGAAGATTACACCGCAAAATATTTAGTAAGCCTAGGCAGAATTATAGAGGATAAAATCGCCCAACAACGTTTCGGCAAACCCTTTATGAAGTTGGATGTTGGGGAGCAATATGTCGTGCGGCAAACAATGCAACAGGATCTACAACGTACCGATTTGAGCCAGCAAACCAGTATTTTGTCACAGCCAGTCGCTGATGCAATTGCACAATTACGGAATCAAATTGCAGAAACTTTACTAAATCATGATGCCGAGCGAGGTTGGACTAAGGCGTACAGTTTGGATCAGCAAAGTGCGCTACACACGGCAGATTTTCTTATTTATTCTTCACTCACTACGATTGCGCATCGGCCAGGACAAAATAGTTCATATACCAATAATTGGCCCTATGAGCCTACTATGGGCAATAATCCAACGCCCCATACTTTTTACTGGACCTGGGTATCATTTTGTTTTGTATTTCTGGGTTTTGGTGCCGTACTTTTTATTTATCATCGATATTTGAGTGCTCCGGATGATGCGTTTAAAACACCTGTATTTCTGGGGTTTGAAGCACTGACCCCCAGTCAACGTAAGGCAGGGCAATATTTTGTGGTCGTAGCACTCGTTCTCTTGATCCAGATTGCTGTGGGGGCAATTATGGCACATTACTATACAGAGCGTACGGGATTTTATGGGATTAATATTAATGAATTTTTACCCTTTAATTTTCTGCGGGATGTACACATTCAAACGCCAATTGTTTGGATTGCTCTTTCTTGGGTAAGTTCTGCTGTTTTTATGGCTCCTCTTATCAGTGGAAAGGAAGCAAAAAGACAAGGCTTTTTTGTTGATCTCTTATTTTGGGTCACTTTGTTTATTGTAGGCGGTGCAATTCTTGGTAATTATTTAGGAATTATGGGCTATGTAAATGAATCCTGGTTTTGGATTGGCAATCAGGGGTTATCTTATCTGCAGCTCGGTCGTTTATGGCAAATTGGATTTTGTATCGGGCTTTTCCTTTGGAGTTTTATTGTTTTTCGTGGCATGTGGCCTACCTGGATTGGTTTAAAGAGTGCTGCGGTTGAGTTTTGGACTGGGCGTATTCGCTTAGAGCATCTTTTTTGGGCAAGTACTATAAATATTGCGGTATTGTATTGTTTTGGGATGATCCCGTTAACAGGGATTGAAAAATCGTTCACGATTACTGATTTTTGGCGTTGGTGGGTAGTCCATCTTTGGGTGGAGCAGTCTTTTGAGTTTTTTGCTGCATGTGCCACAGCGTATCTTTTAATGGGAACTGGGTTAATTTCACGTTCTCTAGCAGAGCGAACAATGTACTTTGAAACAATTCTTGTATTCTTAGGAGGTATCATCGGTACAGGACATCATTGGTATTGGACCGGTACGCCGGATCTCTGGGTTCCACTAGGATCCATGTTTTCATTTATTGAGGTATTACCTTTAGTTCTGCTTATTATTGATGCAATCGAGAATTATCAGTTAATTAAACGCCAATACACATTTACTTATAATCTGGCTTTTCTTTATATTTTGGGGGCTTCTTTTTGGAACTTTGTGGGGGCAGGAGTATTTGGCGGAGGAACACTCAATGCGCCACTTGTAAATTATTATGAGCATGGGACATTTCTTACTTTAAACCATGCACACACAGCATTATTTGGCGCATTTGGTTTACTGGGGCTGGGCTTAATTTATTTTTGCTTACGTTA
This sequence is a window from Legionella cherrii. Protein-coding genes within it:
- a CDS encoding Hsp20/alpha crystallin family protein, translating into MSKVTQFKKGTPSKGSTSKGSSIQINRSQNPFLSLQNEVDRLFSDFNDFFSPTKFNWGQFEKLALAPSMDVVEDKDHFCVQLEMPGIDEKDIKVSILDNVLTISGEKSSSKKNEGKRYISREISFGKYERSISLPTSVDLTKAKATFKKGMLWVDLPKKTESKTGTRDIKVEQAK
- a CDS encoding RtcB family protein; translation: MDLNLLEKISDFEWRIPQHGKMRVPGIIFASEELILNMDMKVYEQVTNVATLPGIVRGSYAMPDAHWGYGFPIGGVAAFDPDNEGVVSAGGVGFDISCGVRLLSTGFKREEFEPYKEQLADALFAHIPAGVGSKSRINLTMNQMDDMLHGGAVWAVKQGYGEKEDLERIEDYGRVEGALPEYVSEHAKKRQKNEMGTLGSGNHYLEIQEVRKIYCEQTAAAFGLSRGDVVVSIHCGSRGLGHQIGTDFLRSMFIHAEQHGIQLVDRELACAPIRSSMGEHYLGAMRSGINCALANREIITHFMREVFQNEMPGTQIRLIYDVSHNTCKEETHQIEGKSKRLFVHRKGATRAFGPGHPELTKAFRHVGQPVIIGGSMGTASYVLVGTENSENKSFGSACHGAGRAMSRHQASKKWRGSEIIEQLAQQGILIRSSSYRGVAEEAPEAYKNVDLVVDAAQASGLTKKVARLVPIVCVKG
- a CDS encoding DMT family transporter, translating into MQKSNVYLQGMFFLILAQIMVGVNIVFSKYLLSSIPVLFILALRFTLAAIILLPLHWFTPAKNKPLSYYFSQLKRRDWFFIGAQAVSAGVLFNFLILWGLNYTDANVAGIITSALPAIIALMSWIILGEKISGTKAICVGFATLGLIVIACDKLVGLHVSHSFKGDALVLISLLPEATYYILSKMHANSLPVFLISSLLNAINAILLLICLGFNSWGGLTIQFLDWMILIILGLSSGLFYVFWNFGCQKVDGVMASLSTAVMPLATVLIAWVLLGERLTFGQAIGMGMVILSITVYAKR
- a CDS encoding AraC family transcriptional regulator, giving the protein MITHHVDLRSYHTESCSHTHDFAQLVLPLAGSMELEAGHYSGIVNHQVGVFIAPNERHCFSGSQENLFLVVDVANQNNLYREQSSHAFNLTTSIKKLIHFAHDYLAANEGDFLTDSLINQLLVHFATKSFSPELDRTVIKAKNWIDFYFADAVNVSKVAQHCHLSVSQLQRRFKQSLGCSIAEYWRFKKLNQAKQLLCAQHLSIEAIAFAVGYENLPAFSRRFSKVFGESPSQWRTKALSAKKMREMDNSY
- a CDS encoding GNAT family N-acetyltransferase, whose translation is MLLFSTALFKHKLDFAPLSECMEYLPLVAAWAENEWGYIRNKGVEYRQQLLGSLKEHVYLGTFNGQPVALFALFPKEMAPEFNEKKFKAPTVSELMYVYVDKPYRGLNFGKQIIEKAKEIAKSKEAEFVMLDTLKPSLNRFYQNSGAQIIAENQLFSHPTDVLTIKL
- a CDS encoding nitric-oxide reductase large subunit, with the translated sequence MDSTPQNVVTEHLGSDKVANVLKWILLITAIICFIVLIWGTYKTYQLAPPLPQQFLSPSGQIVMTAEDIIEGKAGFQRADLMDYGSLYGMGSYFGEDYTAKYLVSLGRIIEDKIAQQRFGKPFMKLDVGEQYVVRQTMQQDLQRTDLSQQTSILSQPVADAIAQLRNQIAETLLNHDAERGWTKAYSLDQQSALHTADFLIYSSLTTIAHRPGQNSSYTNNWPYEPTMGNNPTPHTFYWTWVSFCFVFLGFGAVLFIYHRYLSAPDDAFKTPVFLGFEALTPSQRKAGQYFVVVALVLLIQIAVGAIMAHYYTERTGFYGININEFLPFNFLRDVHIQTPIVWIALSWVSSAVFMAPLISGKEAKRQGFFVDLLFWVTLFIVGGAILGNYLGIMGYVNESWFWIGNQGLSYLQLGRLWQIGFCIGLFLWSFIVFRGMWPTWIGLKSAAVEFWTGRIRLEHLFWASTINIAVLYCFGMIPLTGIEKSFTITDFWRWWVVHLWVEQSFEFFAACATAYLLMGTGLISRSLAERTMYFETILVFLGGIIGTGHHWYWTGTPDLWVPLGSMFSFIEVLPLVLLIIDAIENYQLIKRQYTFTYNLAFLYILGASFWNFVGAGVFGGGTLNAPLVNYYEHGTFLTLNHAHTALFGAFGLLGLGLIYFCLRYAAGDRFPWSDRLGTWAFWLYNLGLVLWIVLNFFPVGWSQLMDVYEHGFAHSRSLEFYNTTLLWQWLRLPGDVLFALGALFMAYDFIKKLGPFFPRWVKVKSLEQQSAHEV
- a CDS encoding archease — protein: MNAKKRWEHFSHEADIGVRGYGATVSEAFAMGALALTNVITRSQSVHPHKKIHITCEAPNQEILFVDWLNAIIYNMAIHNMLFRDFDVAIKGLKLNAIIAGEHVDISRHQPAVEVKGATFTELKVYPSNNIWVAQCVVDV
- a CDS encoding DNA-3-methyladenine glycosylase family protein is translated as METFFTLHPVAPFRLDYTALALRRRCKNNVDLWDGQRYTRLLVMENVPVKVVVEQNKNFNESELVLSIKGEGLEVYQNQIVNEVETILGLKRELHDFYHIAQRDAQLNPLVLQFKGLKPPRFPSVFEALVNAISCQQISLDAGLQIQNRLAEFLSLRIKEEEQLFYAFPRPNEVANCSVPELKKIGYSTSKSETLIRLATAIMQDEFIFGTLENKSNDAIIDFLCDFKGIGRWTAEYVLLRGLGRIDIFPGDDLGAQNNLYQFLHLDQKPDYKKIAEITAKWHPYAGLIYFHLLLKRMHEKQL
- a CDS encoding DUF6790 family protein, with protein sequence MVNLIVLAMRNDTLTFLILGLICSLLEWLFCSRPKKKAKVIEIIFSWFLLFNIGLAYLFNFIMHVFLGDFTAQFIGWPQSPFQMEVGFASLGIAVNGIISFRGSIAFRAATIIVPALFLWGAAGVHLYQMIVTHNFEPGNAGSVFWTDIFMPVIAFLLLWMQYRNPERHAMQKVIVR